The genome window TTTTAAATACTACATTATTCTTTAAAAACAGAAAAAGTACCCCACTTCCAAACATGCCCCTACTTGATGTTGCTATGATATTTAGTTATGTTCGTTCTTAATAAAATCCATAGGTGCAGTATATGTACCCTTGGTTCTAGGGTTATCCATGGGTGTGGTAATATACCGCTAACATACAACAAAATATATGATTTTTAAGAGAATATTATAAACTTTTTAATTTATCATCTATAAAGAATTTGAAATTTATAAAAACTTAAATCTAGTTCAGTATGCACTCCATATAAATATTATGTAGGCTTGCATGAGATATTAGTTTTGGACATATAATCAGAGGAAGAAAAAATTAGGTAAACACATGTTTCAGGACCCGTGGTGCACCAAACAAATAAAATAAGATACAAACCGCACCTGACCTGACATCATCATGGACCTCAacacgaaggccgaagatacagtCCAATGTTGCACTTGCACCCACATCAGAGTGGGTATCATCACCATCTATAGGAAGATGACAATGTTGAGCATAGGAAGGCGAGGCAACCCTGCCTCCCTATATGGCCACTGCCACATGTGTCCGCTTACAAGATCTCGTCTACAAGTGCCCCCTTGCGATATCTTGACAATAGTAAAGATTGAGAAAGAGTAGAGGAGGAGGTATGCGAGCATGACCAACAAAGATGGAGGAAGAGTCGTGGGCTTAGGGAATAGCACGATGCGAGCAGAGGAATGAACCAATAAGCTAAAGTGATTTTCCCTACTGTCCACCCTTAACTTTTTTGAAATGGATGTCAAGAAATCTGAATTATACGAATGGGTATATTATTAAATAGTTATTGATAACTATATTATTTTTATGATCTGTTCTTGTCCATGTTATATGACCATATACTCTATTCTTTATTTGTGTAATAATTTATAATTACAAAAAATGATAAAGCAAAACGGCTACTTGTTGTCTACTATTCTTAATTAAATTTCTTCATTTAATCTACTATTTCATTAAATATTATCTGTAAGTATTCGAAGAAGGTCATGCTCTTGGATGCTCCTAAGATGTCTCTATGGATCCCAATGAAGAACCATGGCCTGACTACTACCAAACTTCTGCTCCCCATGCCTGATGTCCTAGGAACCTGCCTTGCCTCCGGCAAAGTCAAGAGCCTAAAATTCTAGAGAGCTTGATATTGAGCCCCTAAGGAATAAAGCTATTCTATACAACACGTTCTAAAGGAAAAGGCTAAAGACCCATGTCCTAGGGCGCTTTTTTGAGGTACTCCCACACTTTAGTTCTTTTGGCCCCCGTCATTCATAAGAATGGTCTAAGACCTAGAGCCTCATGGCACTTCTAATAGCAAGGATGATCTAAAGGATCAAATCAGGTGGCCAGAGGGGTGCCACCAATAAAAATTCTTGGCGCTTGGGCAATCTTGGCTTGCTTTCCAAAGCTACACTCAAACCTCCAAAAACACCAAAAGGCACAAGAGAAGTACTTATGAATCAACTAGTGGCTGGATGTTCTTGGTGATCTCCGAAGAACATAGCAAAGTGGTCAAAGAgcctagtgaaagtcgcctagagggggtggatatgtGAAACCTAAAATTTAACTTAAaacaatccaaaacttgatccgaGATAAGTAATCTTATTTTTTATAACAATATGATTAGTTTAGGAATTAGCTAAGTTCAATACTTGCAGTCGTGGTAAAGAGGATTACAGAATTTTGACTTAGCAACAATATGAAACGAGAAGAACTTAGAGAGGAGAAGCAAAATAAAATGGCAAACACAAATCAACAGAGACACCGTGATGTGTTACCGGAGTTCGGTTTCACAAAGAAACCTATTTCGCAAAAATAAACATAATATAAAAAGAAACACACACTAATCAATATACATACAAAAAGAAACATACACCAATCAATAAACATACCTCGAGATGAAGGCAATCTTAGGTTTATCTGATGGTGTAATTCTTAGCTAATGGTACCCTAAACAAAGATCTATCTTAAAGAAGACACATTATCATCTCAACTGGTCAAAAAAAGGTGTCAGCGATGCACTCTCTACAGGAGCCAGAGTAACGAACGACGCCATACCAGGAGTACGGCTACACATGACCCTATGGAGAACCCACCACGACAACCTGGAGGagccaatctctctctctctctttctctccctctctctctagtaGAAAATAGATCTCCTCTATAAGGTCCTACCCTTGAGATATAAAAGGGAAAGCCCCCTCCTTCTTCCAACACAAGCACACCAATTGTAACACACTACAGAGCAATACTACGATCATCACTACACTAGGGTGAAAGCCTAAACCAGTATAAGCCCACTGTCTCAAAACCATCGTTCGAGTCCCAACGattcaccattcggagtgagtccgtGCTATCATTCCcaccgaacacaaatcttattgtcccccGGTTTCCAAAACCATGACATCGTCGTTCCTTGGCATGCTCAAGGGAGAATCACTAAATGTGAACTTTATAGTGAATGGACATGAGCACAACCAAGAGTACTACCTCACCAACGACATTTACCCCTAGTAGTTGGTGTTTGTGAAAACCATTCCCTTTCAAATACTTTGAAGCGGTAGATGTTTGATGCATGTTAGAAGGCACATAGAAGGATGTAACCAGAGCTTTTGAGGTCTTTAAGGCTCGGTTTCATATCCTCGCTAGTCTAGGTCATTATTTTTCCAATCAAGTATGCAATGTGGTCATATATGCATGTATCATTCTCCACAACATGATTCATGAGGATTAGCGTGGAGTATACAATATAGACGACTATGAAATAGTCGAGACCTTCGTTATATCACTAACCATCACTCTTGAAGCACTTACAAGCTTTGTAGCTATCCTTCAACGTAAGACCTTAACCTATACTAGTTCGTTCATCACCTCCAAAATAATTTAATTGAGCATATTTGGAATTTGCAATACGACaactatatttttatttttatgaaTTATACTCCATCCATTccaatttataatttgtttgactTTTTTGTGCCAAGTTTGATTGGCTCGTCTTATTCATTTTTTTGCGAAAAATGAAAATTTCAAAGTCATACTTAAAGTATACTAGTCGGTTGGCCGTGTGTTgtgacggctcacaacaatacccacgtaaactatccaccaaaaagatctcaagattttttattgattgtttcCGCTTCCAGCATAATtttttttgatttgactaactgatgttgttgtttactccatccaatatgtcttggtacaacacgactagtgaagggagcgattagaagagagttcacaacgactggctgaacgaatagagattataaaatgacataattccaccatacagagaccaaataagagaaagtttgtgagcacaagtttctaaaataagtcacatgaactcaaacttataaaaaaagatagatcaaaatatggagttgtTGCTAAAGTCagtcatcaataaaaactggatgcgctctatacaaattatggtacttcatagcaattactaacgtttgaaaccaacaaataacctttccttttactgttaccaagacaaatcattgttgctccatccaattcagcaacctcaaaacaCCATggtgtccattgcgccaatgtgatcTCAGAAACGATCTAAtgcatgcaagagccaagaacacaagggacgagcaccctgtggtagtgcccgcatggatctccaaatcctaacacatatttgCAGGATCCATGAGCCATCATCAGAAGAACATAAACCACATGCaaataataaataaagtattaacacacccaaattatgttcagtccttagcacaaaaaaactaacacccaaaacaacaGAGGAATAACACAATAACTTTTGCAATGACAGAAGGATGGGTGATAGGTACATAGAAGTGGTAGAAACATATCAAATCGACACCATGGTAAAGAAAATACCATGTAGACAGACGATGTCGAGCCATCgaacgggtaccataggcagcaaattaGGGACCCACATCCCTCGcatcccccacttccaaggtttcgtagagcaggaagggaagggaagagacgggcatacctgttcgttgtcggagaaggacacgacgaagacctgggcatctggaggcgacataggtagtataccgctagatacatatatGGAGAGAGCACACAAGAAGAGAAAGAAGCCTAGCCGGATCAGCTCCAAACTGAGAGGCACCCGCGCCAGGCGAcaatccgagaagggcgagagaatgcgagcgCCTTCCCCGCCTTGGAGCCGccgaggcgacacaacaccaccaccaactccgtatcATGCAGCGGCTTAATTTAAAATAGATATgagaggttatttgtaaaaatataACGTGGGACGACCGttaaactggtgctttaatatagcATATAGATTATATGCTAGGTGATATCACCGTAAAAACTAACAATAATtatgaaaaaaataaataagatGAGCTCATCAAACTTGAGGTAAAAAAGTCAAACAAATTATAGATTGAATGTTGGAAATATGGTTTTTAAAATTATGTATTTTCTAATTGTTTTTTATGAATTATACAATTTATTTGCTTACTTATATAATCGGATGCATTTATATTCCAACAAAACGACTGTTTCAAGAAAAAATAATATGACACTGAGATAAGATGGTTGTATTTTAATGTTGAAGACTAAAGCGCTTTGTGGATAATGACTGACGATAGTTAATAGGGATAATTGATAACAGTAGATATAGATCCGCGAAGTTAGAACTAATCTTGCCGTTTTGATCAGATCTCTCTGTTTTGGCATCAGATCTggatcattcacatgatcacatcACGTCCCGTCTGGTAGGGTACCGAGACCAAAATCCACCGGAAAGGGAAAGGAAAGCACCCAAAACACAGGCGGCGCTCAGCCTCCAGCTGTCCGCCTCCCCCACCCGGCCACACCGTTCGCCACGCACCGGACCAACCGAAGCTCCACCAAGCTGCGCACGCAACGCAAGCAGAGGAAATTTCCATAGCCTCCTTCCTCGCATGAGCTTCCGTCCGGGCACGTAAGTTTCTCCTGCCCCGCGCCCCGCGCCCCGCGCCCCTCCGCGATTCGACGCCACCGAGGTTCCCCTTGCTTCTGCGGAATCGAGGCTAGGTTCTTGGTTTTGCTGCGCGGGAGCATTACTAGATTCTAGGCCGGGAATGTAGCTCCTGCTGAATATTTGGACCGCGTGTTTGCTATTTTAGTGTGGGGTAGTGGGCCGATCGGTTCTTGGTCTCCAGTTATGGTAAGGCGTTGACCTGTGAGCGCAACCTGTTCGTTGATATTACTGACCGGAGCGCCAATAGAGTCTTGGGTAGTGAACCTGGAGCTGTTGCTACTCTTGTTTCCCCATTTCGTTTCGAGGAAAGCGTGGAAAGAGCTTGCTTTGGCTTAGGCTCAGGCCCAGGACCAGAACTTGGTGTTTATGCAGTCGTAGAATGTAACAGCACAGGGCAAGGAACCTGAGTGGCTCTAATATTTTGGATTTGGAATGACTTCAGTGGTTATCATATGTTTCGTAGATCTGAAACAATGGGCTCAACTTCTGTTATAGAGTAATTGTTAGTATATATCGCAAGCCTGGATGGACTCCCTTAGATCTAGTTCAGTTAGAGCAGCGCCAGAAATATGCGTTCAAGTTGATAATCAGTCTAAGATTCCTAGTCAAACGAGAATGCAAGATGAACACTCATACTCTCTTAGATCTAGTTCAGTTAGAGTGGCTGTTTTCACATGTCTGACTATATAGACTGCATCGTTTCCTCATACATAGGATAATGCATTTGGAACCTACTGACATTTCATATGGTGATGGTGAATCCATTATATACTATCCATCATGAGGAAGATGGCCCTTTCAAATCTGAAGGGTAAGGCAAAATCTAAATGCCCCAAATCCATTACAGCCAAAGATCACCAAACCTACAGCAAACACTTAACCTGACAAAAAATTATTAAACCACAAATATAGCATGGCCTCCATCCAGAAGTTTACATGAAAGATATCGATAATTTGTGCTTACATGATCATGCCAATGTTAAACACTGACAACAGGGTAAAAGCGCCTTCAATTTTTTCTGTACTGCATGTTTATTAATTGAGAAATCCAGTAAGACATCATGGTTTGCATACACTGAGTTGCCTAAGATATCAATTTGTTGAAATGTACTTTTCTCCTGCAAATTTTTCTTTTGAGTTTTGACAGATTAGGTTCTTTTAGATTTTCATGCTAACATCTCATGTATGATCTGTGCAGGTGCCACATGAGATGACATGTTCTTAACACCTGTTTTCATTAGGCATTTACAACAGCAGTGAGATATCTGCAAATGCTGATTAGCTTCAAGGTTATTGGTTTTATCTTTGCCAAATAACTGTAATACTGTTGCAGCCAGGGGTTTGCACCTTGGTTTTTTATGAGGGGAGGTAACTTTTTTTATACCTTATCATCATGTTCCATGCACAATAATTATAACATGTTTGTTGGACCTTAAAATTCTCAATGTCATTTTAGAAGTGTGGTCAGTCTTTATGGCGAAGGGTATTTCAAATATCTATTAGAGCCGTTTTGCATTAACTTCATTTTTCTTCTGAATTGCACAGGAAGATCAGATGAATTTTGTCGTTGCCAGGCATGCCTTGGTAAGTACACACTACTTGGAGACGAAGAAAATCCACGATTGTCAACATATGACAGACGGCTCCCCTGCTGTGGCTGTGGAATAGGTTGGTCTTGGTGAGTCAATTTGCTTTGGCAATGAACTGCAATAGTCTTATTCTTGCTTGTAAATTCTGTATTGAACATGTTGCATTGCAGTTTTCTTCTAGGTTTCTTGTGCCCTATCATTTGGTACGTTGCAGCTCTTCTCTATTGCTGCAAGTACTATAATCGGGATCCTCGTGAACGGACTGGACTCGCAGCTTCCGCTGTTCTGGTTAGTTTTAGAACAATTGTACAGGAATTTCAAGTTTATGCTGTTAGCAATGAACTCAATTGAGTTTATGTTGAAGGACATCATTTGTTTCTTACAGTTCCTGTTGTTTGTTTTGTGCAGGCGGTTATCATTACAGCTGTAACTATTGTAACCCTGTCTGTTCTGCTGATATGTTGTGTCAACAAACGGTTCTTGAATAGCTGTGCAGTTTGGCCTAAGTGATAGCAGCAAGATATCTATTGCAAAACATCAGCGTTGAACTACTAACTGAAATATTCTTTAGATTCTTTAGTCAGTGCACTTATTGTTGGACTGCAAAAGGGAAATCAACAAATTATGTGTAACATGATCCATTATCACCTGTGACTGTACATTACAGATTACTGGACCTGTGGAAATTCTGAAGCTATATGCAGCAATTCCTTCTCTCCCCTGAAACTTTTGAACAATGTTGTTACTGATAATTGGCCTGATCAGAACAATCAGAGTTCAGAACTTGTATCCAATCTGGCTGAAATTACATGAGCAGATTAATCTGGAATGGAAATTGTGCTGCATTTTTTGTTCTTTGACTCTTCGGTACTGATTTCCTTTCCGCCTTTATTGCATATATCAGATAAAAACTTTTCGGACCACTCCAAAGCTTTGATAGTCGATCTTCGGACGATGTCGACAGAAACATTGAAGTTGGGATCAGTACAAGCTTTTACATGGTTGCACCTAGCCTTCAATAGAACCGAAGCAGTGCTTCAGGCGCCTATCCACGCACAGTAATCCCCCTCGAGTTGATAGAATGCTTTTGTAAGCGCGAGTTTCGCTAAG of Zea mays cultivar B73 chromosome 8, Zm-B73-REFERENCE-NAM-5.0, whole genome shotgun sequence contains these proteins:
- the LOC107546744 gene encoding uncharacterized protein LOC107546744, with the translated sequence MRGGRSDEFCRCQACLGKYTLLGDEENPRLSTYDRRLPCCGCGIGWSCFLLGFLCPIIWYVAALLYCCKYYNRDPRERTGLAASAVLAVIITAVTIVTLSVLLICCVNKRFLNSCAVWPK